A single window of Leptotrichia sp. oral taxon 215 str. W9775 DNA harbors:
- a CDS encoding ABC transporter permease: MAVESYMEKNRNGKIIIKKFTKSRAYLTVTLSVFCLTGLYTMFTIDTGDIKIITALQEFVKNLQEMFLEARLSDRYSFPEIFQSLGVSLSLAMMSTLIGGFIALFLAFFAAENLSGRRTSRIIRVTVSFIRSIPTILWVMVFSVVANIGVEAAVIGISFHTVAFLVKAYSESIEELDKETIEALKASGASWWQIIFQAVIPSSMASILSWTFVRFEMNFTNAVVVGAASGAGGIGYEMFMAGTMYHDLREVGVFAYMILFTAIILEAVSYGLRKKYINKK, from the coding sequence ATGGCAGTAGAAAGCTACATGGAAAAAAATAGAAATGGAAAAATAATAATAAAAAAGTTTACAAAGTCAAGGGCTTATTTGACAGTTACATTATCAGTTTTCTGTCTAACAGGATTGTATACAATGTTTACAATAGATACAGGGGATATAAAAATAATTACAGCTTTACAGGAATTTGTTAAAAATTTGCAGGAAATGTTTTTAGAAGCAAGACTTTCAGACAGATACAGTTTTCCGGAAATATTTCAAAGTCTGGGAGTCAGCCTGTCCCTTGCAATGATGTCAACTCTGATAGGAGGATTTATTGCATTGTTTCTGGCATTTTTTGCGGCTGAAAATCTTTCAGGCAGAAGAACTTCAAGGATAATAAGGGTTACAGTATCTTTTATAAGATCAATTCCTACGATACTTTGGGTTATGGTATTTTCAGTTGTGGCAAATATAGGAGTGGAAGCTGCAGTTATAGGGATATCCTTTCATACGGTAGCCTTTCTTGTAAAGGCATATTCTGAAAGCATTGAGGAACTTGATAAGGAAACAATCGAAGCACTGAAGGCAAGTGGGGCTTCATGGTGGCAAATTATATTTCAGGCAGTAATTCCTTCATCAATGGCATCGATACTGTCATGGACATTTGTACGTTTTGAAATGAACTTTACAAATGCAGTCGTCGTTGGAGCGGCTTCAGGAGCCGGAGGGATAGGATATGAAATGTTTATGGCAGGAACAATGTATCATGATTTAAGGGAAGTGGGAGTTTTTGCTTATATGATTTTATTTACTGCTATAATTCTCGAAGCAGTTTCCTATGGGCTTAGAAAGAAATATATTAACAAAAAATAA
- a CDS encoding ABC transporter permease subunit, whose translation MQSKIIFLLSVIVLYTVSSLISGFENGLAFLSVPKGVLWLFQKFIPNGKTLQYLPKIMKPAIETILLALTSTLISSIFALIMAVMGSETLGVSKIAEFIVKLIASFFRNMPVVAWSLLLLFSFKQSQFTGLLSLTFITFGYLTRSFMETIDDVAGDVVEALQATGASWWQIVFQGVIPSVSSQLVSWVLYYTENNVREATLVGILTGTGIGFIFNLYYRSFRYDAAGLVILIVALIVLIIELVSNKIRKELL comes from the coding sequence ATGCAGTCAAAAATAATATTTCTGCTTTCTGTTATAGTGCTATATACTGTGTCATCTCTAATTTCAGGATTTGAAAATGGACTGGCTTTCTTATCAGTTCCAAAAGGGGTATTATGGCTGTTCCAGAAATTTATTCCTAACGGGAAAACACTACAGTATCTGCCTAAAATTATGAAGCCTGCCATTGAAACAATTCTGCTGGCACTGACTTCAACCCTGATTTCATCAATATTTGCACTTATAATGGCAGTAATGGGTTCAGAAACATTAGGAGTAAGTAAAATAGCTGAATTTATTGTAAAACTTATAGCCTCATTTTTTAGAAATATGCCGGTTGTTGCATGGTCGCTGCTACTGTTATTTTCCTTTAAACAGAGCCAGTTTACAGGGCTGCTGTCACTGACATTTATAACATTCGGATATTTGACAAGATCCTTCATGGAAACAATTGACGATGTTGCAGGAGATGTGGTGGAGGCGTTACAGGCTACAGGCGCTTCATGGTGGCAGATTGTATTTCAGGGGGTAATTCCAAGTGTTTCTTCACAGCTTGTTTCATGGGTTCTGTACTATACAGAAAATAATGTGAGGGAGGCTACTCTTGTAGGAATACTTACAGGAACAGGAATAGGATTTATATTTAATCTGTATTACAGAAGTTTCAGGTATGATGCGGCAGGCCTTGTTATTCTCATTGTGGCATTAATAGTTCTAATAATAGAGCTTGTGTCAAATAAAATAAGAAAGGAACTGCTCTAG
- the phnC gene encoding phosphonate ABC transporter ATP-binding protein → MLLSVNNITKKYKNGTTALKDVSLTAEKGEFISVIGPSGSGKSTLLRTINRMIDIDEGTILFNDVQIEKLKGKEINKFRRQIGMIFQSYNLVERLTVIENVLHGRLGYKSVLAGSLGLYTEEEKQEAFSILEKVDMMKYAYQRCSELSGGQKQRVGIARALMQNPVLLLCDEPIASLDPKSSERVMDYLRKITDEMGITCIVNLHQVDIATKYSDRIIGLNEGHKVFDNVVENLTKEKVEEIYSDKGEKD, encoded by the coding sequence ATGCTGCTATCGGTAAATAACATTACAAAAAAATATAAAAATGGGACAACAGCCCTGAAAGATGTTTCGCTGACAGCTGAAAAGGGTGAATTTATTTCAGTTATAGGACCTTCAGGATCAGGAAAATCAACTTTGCTGAGAACAATAAACAGAATGATTGATATAGATGAGGGAACTATACTTTTCAATGATGTTCAGATAGAGAAACTTAAAGGAAAGGAAATAAATAAATTTAGAAGACAGATAGGAATGATATTCCAGAGCTATAACCTTGTTGAAAGGCTGACAGTTATTGAAAATGTCCTTCATGGAAGATTGGGGTACAAGTCTGTTCTGGCAGGCTCTCTGGGACTGTATACTGAAGAGGAGAAACAGGAAGCCTTTAGTATACTTGAAAAAGTTGACATGATGAAATATGCGTATCAGAGATGCAGTGAGCTAAGTGGTGGTCAGAAACAGAGGGTTGGAATTGCAAGGGCTTTAATGCAGAATCCGGTACTTCTTTTATGTGATGAGCCAATTGCATCACTTGATCCAAAAAGTTCAGAAAGAGTAATGGACTATCTGAGAAAGATTACTGATGAAATGGGAATAACATGTATTGTAAATTTACATCAGGTTGACATTGCAACAAAGTATTCTGATAGAATTATCGGACTAAATGAGGGGCATAAAGTGTTTGATAATGTTGTAGAAAACTTGACAAAGGAAAAGGTGGAGGAAATTTATTCAGATAAGGGAGAAAAGGATTAG
- a CDS encoding phosphate/phosphite/phosphonate ABC transporter substrate-binding protein — MKKNILKIVLITLLSLVLLSCGKKEDKIKIVFLPNESNDSLKNSREEFAKVIEKATGKKVEIITTTDYNIAVENIISGQAQIAYIGAEALLSARERSKDVEAVLTNSGASGTLDDAFYYSFIAVREEDAPQYKSGDGYDLKKMQGKSITFVTNSSTSGFKIPAHEIVKIFNLKDNDEVIQEGKVFSKVIFGGSHPGAQVNLFKKDSDIATFAIPKSFTIYELTSGQENKAGATYKVKQGAVAPFGDYAGKSFTVIKSIPVFNGPIVFNVKKLSKEDQDKIKKALMSKETTDNPAIFSDKKSKIRGLFLKENPNVGFLETNSKWYEQAKE; from the coding sequence ATGAAAAAAAATATTCTAAAAATAGTTTTGATTACATTGCTCTCATTGGTGTTACTAAGCTGTGGAAAAAAGGAAGATAAAATAAAAATAGTATTTCTGCCAAATGAATCAAATGATTCCTTGAAAAATTCAAGGGAAGAATTTGCAAAGGTTATAGAAAAGGCAACTGGAAAAAAGGTTGAAATAATAACAACGACAGACTATAACATTGCGGTGGAAAATATAATTTCAGGACAGGCTCAGATTGCATATATCGGTGCAGAAGCCCTATTAAGTGCAAGGGAAAGAAGTAAGGATGTGGAAGCTGTATTGACAAATTCAGGAGCCAGCGGAACATTGGATGATGCATTTTATTACAGTTTTATAGCTGTGAGGGAGGAAGATGCTCCACAATATAAGTCTGGAGACGGATATGACCTTAAAAAGATGCAGGGAAAATCAATAACATTTGTTACAAACAGTTCAACATCAGGATTTAAAATACCGGCACATGAAATTGTAAAGATATTTAACCTGAAGGATAATGATGAAGTAATACAGGAAGGAAAAGTATTCTCAAAAGTAATATTTGGAGGATCTCATCCAGGAGCACAGGTAAATCTGTTTAAAAAGGATTCTGATATTGCGACATTTGCCATTCCGAAGTCATTTACAATATATGAACTGACTTCAGGACAGGAAAATAAAGCGGGAGCTACTTATAAGGTAAAACAGGGGGCAGTTGCACCGTTTGGAGATTATGCGGGAAAAAGCTTCACTGTAATAAAATCAATACCTGTATTTAACGGGCCGATAGTATTCAATGTGAAAAAGCTTTCCAAGGAAGATCAGGATAAAATTAAGAAAGCCCTTATGTCAAAGGAAACAACAGACAATCCTGCAATCTTCAGTGATAAGAAAAGTAAAATAAGAGGACTGTTCCTGAAGGAAAATCCAAATGTAGGATTCCTTGAAACAAATTCAAAATGGTATGAACAGGCAAAGGAATAA
- a CDS encoding DNA-3-methyladenine glycosylase I produces MNNSNRCGWAKGEKDILYHDTEWGVPSHDDGYIFEMLILEGFQAGLSWNTILQKRENFREAFDNFDYKKIAEYDATKLSELLKNEGIIRNRLKINSTVTNAIAFMKVQKEFGSFAEYIWNFTDNKRIINKWKELSEVPATSELSDKISKDLKKRGFKFVGSTIIYSFLQAIGIIDDHLMSCPYKK; encoded by the coding sequence ATGAATAATAGTAACCGTTGCGGATGGGCAAAGGGTGAAAAAGATATTTTATATCACGACACTGAATGGGGAGTACCTTCCCACGATGATGGATACATCTTTGAAATGCTCATACTGGAAGGCTTCCAGGCTGGACTGAGTTGGAATACCATTTTACAGAAAAGGGAAAATTTCAGGGAAGCATTTGATAATTTTGACTACAAAAAAATTGCAGAATATGATGCAACAAAACTGTCTGAACTTTTAAAAAATGAAGGAATTATACGAAACAGACTGAAAATAAACTCTACTGTTACAAATGCAATAGCATTTATGAAAGTTCAGAAAGAATTTGGCTCCTTTGCAGAATATATATGGAATTTTACTGATAACAAAAGAATTATAAACAAATGGAAGGAACTTTCTGAAGTACCTGCCACAAGTGAACTGTCAGATAAGATAAGCAAAGACTTAAAAAAGAGAGGATTCAAGTTCGTCGGTTCTACTATTATCTATTCTTTTTTACAGGCTATAGGAATTATTGATGATCATTTAATGAGCTGTCCTTATAAGAAGTAA
- a CDS encoding small multi-drug export protein, which yields MKRVAQSIVAFIISIFGANAGKVIGIFLISLLPVIELRGSIPVGYYQGLPWYTNMITSIIGNLLPVPFILLFVVKVFEFMKKRNIMVGFIEKIEKRAMSRSDSIANKEFIGLMLFVAIPLPGTGAWTGALIAALLQFNRKKSFMYICIGVLIAASLVTLGVYGVIGSFI from the coding sequence ATGAAAAGAGTGGCCCAGTCAATAGTGGCATTTATTATAAGCATATTTGGAGCAAATGCGGGAAAGGTGATAGGAATATTTTTAATTTCCCTGCTTCCAGTTATAGAGCTTAGGGGAAGCATTCCGGTAGGATATTATCAGGGGCTTCCATGGTACACAAACATGATAACTTCAATAATAGGAAATCTTCTGCCAGTACCATTTATACTTTTATTTGTTGTAAAAGTGTTTGAATTTATGAAAAAAAGAAATATAATGGTAGGTTTTATTGAAAAAATAGAAAAAAGGGCAATGAGCAGAAGTGATAGTATTGCAAATAAGGAATTTATTGGACTTATGCTATTTGTAGCAATTCCTCTTCCAGGGACAGGAGCATGGACAGGAGCACTGATTGCTGCATTACTTCAATTTAATAGAAAAAAATCTTTTATGTATATTTGTATCGGAGTGCTGATTGCCGCATCACTGGTTACTCTGGGAGTATATGGAGTTATAGGGTCTTTTATATAA
- the secY gene encoding preprotein translocase subunit SecY has protein sequence MTLTEAIASRIKAIFKIPELEKKVSFTLIMIIIARIGIHIPVPGINMDLFKDFQNNALAGFLNLFSGGAVERASIFSLGIIPYINSSIVFQLLGVIFPKIDEMQKEGGKERDKITQWTRYVTILLAIGQSFGISIALMGSGMVIEPGIKFIVTSVALMTGGTAFLMWISERISIRGIGNGTSMLIFLNIVAGLPRVLHNMWASLSKDSTGIVMFTLSLVLFVVIITLMVIVQLAERRIPIQYAGKGSLGFGGGQSAVGRRTYLPLKINMSGVMPIIFASVLMAAPPFMVSLMKDSKLKTFLTAQFSPKGVMYLLLFAILITVFSFFYTLTIAFDPDKVADDLKQSGGTIPTVRAGAETADYLEGVATRVTFGSAIFLSLLGIFPNIWFGYFLNINVLIGGTSLLILVGTAVELLQQIDSYLAVKKMKGFIKKDRKNRR, from the coding sequence GTGACTTTAACTGAAGCAATAGCAAGTAGGATAAAAGCAATATTCAAAATACCCGAATTGGAAAAAAAAGTATCTTTTACCTTGATTATGATTATCATTGCAAGAATTGGAATACATATCCCGGTTCCTGGAATTAATATGGATCTTTTTAAGGACTTCCAGAATAATGCGTTAGCTGGATTCCTGAACCTGTTTTCAGGTGGAGCAGTTGAAAGGGCTTCCATATTTTCACTGGGAATAATTCCTTACATTAACTCATCAATCGTATTTCAGCTTTTAGGAGTTATTTTTCCTAAAATAGATGAAATGCAGAAAGAAGGGGGTAAGGAAAGAGATAAGATTACCCAATGGACAAGATACGTAACTATTCTTCTTGCAATAGGACAATCATTTGGAATATCAATAGCGTTAATGGGAAGTGGAATGGTTATCGAGCCAGGAATAAAATTCATCGTAACTTCTGTTGCATTGATGACAGGTGGTACAGCATTCCTGATGTGGATTTCAGAAAGAATCTCAATAAGAGGTATCGGAAATGGTACATCAATGCTGATTTTCCTGAATATCGTTGCAGGATTACCGAGAGTATTACATAATATGTGGGCAAGTCTTAGCAAGGACAGTACAGGGATTGTAATGTTTACATTATCTTTAGTACTATTTGTAGTAATTATAACTTTAATGGTAATAGTTCAGCTTGCTGAAAGAAGAATTCCTATACAGTATGCAGGAAAAGGTAGTCTAGGATTTGGTGGAGGACAGAGTGCAGTTGGAAGAAGAACTTACCTGCCTTTAAAAATAAATATGTCTGGAGTAATGCCGATAATCTTTGCATCAGTACTTATGGCGGCACCGCCGTTTATGGTTTCATTAATGAAGGATAGTAAATTAAAAACTTTTTTAACAGCTCAGTTCTCTCCTAAAGGAGTTATGTATCTGCTGTTATTTGCAATACTGATTACAGTATTTTCCTTCTTTTATACTTTGACAATAGCATTTGATCCTGATAAGGTGGCAGATGACCTGAAACAAAGTGGAGGAACAATACCGACAGTAAGAGCAGGGGCAGAAACAGCTGATTATCTGGAAGGAGTAGCTACAAGAGTAACTTTTGGAAGTGCTATATTCCTGTCATTATTAGGAATATTCCCTAACATATGGTTTGGATATTTTCTTAATATAAATGTACTAATCGGAGGAACAAGTCTTCTGATCCTTGTAGGGACAGCAGTGGAACTGCTTCAACAGATAGATTCATATCTGGCTGTTAAGAAGATGAAAGGTTTTATAAAAAAAGATAGAAAAAATAGAAGATGA
- the rplO gene encoding 50S ribosomal protein L15 has product MNLNELRPAEGSKRERRRVGRGHGTGWGKTAGKGHNGQKQRSGTYVSPIFEGGQMPIVRRVPKRGFSNSPFKKDMVVIALSDIVEKFNDGDVVSLQTLVENGIIKNPKFIVKYSDEALRNVKGKKAVKEYLETNVESYVKEKDFTSLLKIIGNAEVTKKLTVKAHGISKAAKESVEKAGGSVEILEVKSYSAKAGNNKKENEDK; this is encoded by the coding sequence ATGAATCTTAATGAATTAAGACCTGCTGAAGGCTCTAAAAGAGAAAGAAGAAGAGTAGGAAGAGGTCATGGTACAGGATGGGGAAAGACTGCAGGAAAAGGTCATAACGGTCAGAAACAAAGATCTGGTACTTATGTTTCACCTATATTTGAAGGTGGACAGATGCCAATCGTAAGAAGAGTTCCTAAAAGAGGATTCTCAAATTCTCCATTTAAAAAAGATATGGTAGTTATTGCATTATCTGATATCGTTGAAAAATTCAATGATGGAGATGTAGTTAGCTTACAAACATTAGTAGAAAATGGAATAATTAAAAACCCTAAATTCATAGTTAAATATTCAGATGAAGCATTGAGAAATGTAAAAGGGAAAAAAGCTGTAAAAGAATATTTAGAAACAAATGTTGAATCATATGTTAAGGAAAAAGATTTTACAAGCTTACTGAAAATAATTGGAAATGCTGAAGTTACAAAGAAATTGACTGTAAAAGCACATGGAATTTCAAAAGCGGCTAAAGAATCTGTTGAAAAAGCAGGTGGAAGCGTAGAAATTCTTGAAGTTAAGTCATATTCAGCTAAAGCAGGAAATAATAAAAAAGAAAATGAGGATAAGTAA
- the rpmD gene encoding 50S ribosomal protein L30, translated as MSKVKVTLIKGINGRKPNHVATVKSLGLRKISQSVVHNKTADIEGKIKLVSYLLKVEEV; from the coding sequence ATGTCTAAAGTAAAAGTAACACTTATTAAAGGAATTAATGGAAGAAAGCCTAATCATGTCGCTACTGTTAAATCACTTGGATTAAGAAAAATTAGCCAAAGTGTTGTTCATAATAAAACAGCAGATATAGAAGGAAAAATAAAATTAGTTTCTTATTTACTTAAAGTAGAGGAGGTTTAG
- the rpsE gene encoding 30S ribosomal protein S5, whose protein sequence is MLAREIKDREAKASEYKESLLRISRVSKTVKGGRRISFSVLAAVGDEKGKVGIGLGKANGVPDAIRKAVANAKKNMITVSLKGGTLPHDQIGKYNATSVLLKPASKGTGVIAGSATRELLELAGVTDVLTKIRGSKNKDNVARATLDGLKKLRSVEEVARLRGKSVEEILG, encoded by the coding sequence ATTTTGGCCAGAGAAATTAAAGATAGAGAAGCAAAAGCGAGTGAATATAAAGAAAGTCTTTTAAGAATAAGCAGAGTTTCTAAAACTGTTAAAGGAGGAAGAAGAATATCTTTCTCAGTATTAGCAGCTGTTGGAGATGAAAAAGGAAAAGTTGGTATAGGATTAGGAAAAGCAAATGGTGTACCTGATGCTATAAGAAAAGCAGTAGCAAACGCTAAGAAAAATATGATTACAGTATCTTTAAAAGGCGGAACTTTACCGCATGATCAAATTGGTAAGTACAATGCTACAAGCGTATTGTTAAAGCCAGCTTCAAAAGGTACGGGAGTTATCGCAGGTTCTGCAACAAGAGAACTTCTTGAATTAGCCGGAGTTACTGACGTACTTACAAAAATAAGAGGATCAAAAAATAAAGATAACGTTGCAAGAGCAACTTTAGACGGATTAAAAAAATTAAGATCAGTTGAAGAAGTTGCTAGACTTAGAGGAAAATCAGTTGAAGAAATTTTAGGATAA
- the rplR gene encoding 50S ribosomal protein L18 yields the protein MIKKLDRNKLREKKHRSIRRKIVGTAERPRLSVYRSLKNIFVQIIDDSTGTTLVSASTIEKGAKAQSGGNVEAAKKVGEAIAKKALEKGISNVVFDRGGYIYTGRVKALADAAREAGLKF from the coding sequence GTGATTAAAAAACTTGATAGAAATAAATTAAGAGAGAAAAAACATAGAAGTATAAGAAGAAAAATCGTTGGAACTGCTGAAAGACCTAGACTTTCTGTGTATAGAAGTTTGAAGAATATATTTGTTCAAATTATCGATGACAGTACAGGAACAACATTAGTTTCAGCATCAACAATTGAAAAAGGTGCAAAAGCTCAATCAGGTGGAAATGTTGAAGCAGCTAAAAAAGTTGGAGAAGCAATCGCAAAAAAAGCATTGGAAAAAGGTATAAGCAATGTGGTATTTGATAGAGGCGGATATATTTACACAGGAAGAGTAAAAGCATTAGCAGATGCTGCAAGAGAAGCAGGATTAAAATTCTAG
- the rplF gene encoding 50S ribosomal protein L6: MSRIGKKPITIPAGVEIKQDGNKFTVKGPKGQLERELNSEIKVNIDGNEITFERPNDLPNTRAIHGTTRANVNNMVTGVSQGFEIKLELVGVGYRVQASGKGLTLALGYSHPVEIEPVEGITFKVEGNTKITVEGIDKQLVGQVAANIRAKRPPEPYKGKGVKYADEVIRRKEGKKG, encoded by the coding sequence ATGTCAAGAATAGGTAAAAAACCTATAACTATACCTGCAGGTGTAGAAATTAAACAAGATGGAAATAAGTTTACTGTTAAAGGACCTAAGGGGCAGCTTGAAAGAGAATTAAACAGTGAAATAAAAGTAAATATAGATGGCAACGAAATAACTTTTGAAAGACCTAATGATTTACCAAATACAAGAGCTATTCACGGAACAACAAGAGCTAATGTAAACAACATGGTAACAGGAGTAAGTCAAGGTTTTGAAATCAAATTGGAATTAGTAGGGGTTGGATACAGAGTACAAGCTAGTGGTAAAGGACTTACTTTGGCTCTAGGATATTCACATCCTGTAGAAATAGAACCTGTTGAAGGAATTACTTTCAAAGTTGAAGGAAACACTAAAATAACTGTTGAAGGAATTGATAAACAATTAGTTGGACAAGTTGCTGCGAACATAAGAGCAAAAAGACCACCTGAACCTTACAAAGGAAAAGGAGTTAAGTATGCTGATGAAGTAATCAGAAGAAAAGAAGGTAAGAAAGGATAG
- the rpsH gene encoding 30S ribosomal protein S8, translated as MHLTDPIADMLTRIRNGNMARHTEVKVPFSKIKESMASILKNEGYIAGYEIKEEGNIRDIVITLKYMDGDAVIKGLKRISKPGRRVYTSVENLPKVLGGLGIAIVSTPKGVITDKECRKHSVGGEVLCYVW; from the coding sequence ATGCATTTAACAGATCCTATTGCTGATATGCTTACTAGAATTAGAAACGGAAACATGGCTAGACATACAGAAGTTAAAGTACCGTTTTCTAAAATAAAAGAAAGCATGGCTAGCATATTAAAAAATGAAGGATATATAGCCGGTTATGAAATAAAAGAAGAAGGAAATATAAGAGATATAGTAATAACTTTAAAATATATGGATGGAGATGCTGTAATCAAAGGATTGAAGAGAATTTCAAAACCTGGAAGAAGAGTGTACACATCTGTTGAAAATTTACCTAAAGTATTAGGTGGATTAGGAATTGCCATTGTCTCAACACCTAAAGGTGTTATTACAGACAAGGAATGCAGAAAGCATAGCGTTGGTGGAGAAGTACTTTGCTACGTGTGGTAA
- the rpsN gene encoding 30S ribosomal protein S14, producing the protein MAKKAMVERNLKREQLVDKYAAKRAELKARAKAGDREAIVELSKLPRNASPTRLRNRCQLNGRPRGFMREFGISRVMFRKLAGEGVIPGVKKSSW; encoded by the coding sequence ATGGCTAAAAAAGCAATGGTTGAAAGAAACTTAAAAAGAGAACAATTAGTTGATAAATATGCAGCAAAAAGAGCTGAATTAAAGGCAAGAGCTAAAGCAGGTGATAGAGAAGCAATCGTAGAATTATCTAAATTACCAAGAAACGCATCGCCTACAAGACTTAGAAACAGATGTCAGTTAAATGGAAGACCTAGAGGATTTATGAGAGAATTCGGGATTTCAAGAGTAATGTTCAGAAAATTAGCAGGAGAGGGAGTTATCCCTGGAGTAAAGAAATCAAGTTGGTAA
- the rplE gene encoding 50S ribosomal protein L5, with translation MPRLQKLYKEELVSALMKELNISNIMQVPKLDKIVVNMGIGEAVSNPKLIETAIKELGQITGQQPVPRAARKSEAGFKLREGQKIGAKVTLRKEKMYEFLDRLISITLPRVRDFEGVSPKGFDGRGNYTLGLKEQIVFPEIEIDKVDKTLGLGITIVSTAQNDEEGRALLKAFGMPFAK, from the coding sequence ATTCCAAGATTACAAAAATTATATAAAGAAGAATTAGTTTCTGCATTAATGAAAGAATTAAATATTTCTAACATTATGCAAGTACCTAAATTAGATAAAATTGTAGTAAACATGGGGATTGGAGAAGCAGTAAGCAATCCTAAGTTAATTGAAACTGCAATAAAGGAATTGGGACAAATTACAGGACAACAGCCTGTACCAAGAGCTGCAAGAAAATCTGAAGCAGGATTTAAATTGAGAGAAGGACAAAAAATCGGAGCAAAAGTTACTTTAAGAAAAGAAAAAATGTATGAGTTCCTTGATAGACTGATAAGCATTACTTTACCAAGAGTAAGAGACTTTGAAGGAGTATCTCCAAAAGGATTTGATGGTAGAGGTAACTATACACTTGGATTAAAAGAGCAAATCGTGTTTCCTGAAATCGAAATCGATAAAGTTGACAAAACATTAGGATTAGGTATCACTATAGTTTCAACTGCACAAAACGATGAAGAAGGAAGAGCGTTATTAAAAGCATTCGGAATGCCGTTTGCAAAATAG
- the rplX gene encoding 50S ribosomal protein L24, with translation MAKPRVKSVPNKLHVKTGDTVVVISGRSKDLSRNDKGQGQTGDKGKVGKVLKVFPKTGKIIVEGVNIQKRHVKPNAMNPQGEVVEKEMPIFSSKVMLWDESAKKGTRVRYEIKDNKKVRVSVVSGNEI, from the coding sequence GTGGCTAAACCAAGAGTTAAATCAGTACCTAACAAATTACATGTAAAAACTGGAGATACAGTTGTTGTAATTAGCGGTAGATCAAAGGATTTGTCAAGAAATGATAAAGGTCAAGGACAAACAGGAGATAAAGGAAAAGTCGGAAAAGTGTTAAAAGTATTCCCTAAGACAGGAAAAATCATAGTTGAAGGTGTTAATATACAAAAAAGACATGTTAAACCTAATGCAATGAACCCACAAGGCGAAGTTGTAGAGAAAGAAATGCCAATTTTCTCTTCTAAAGTTATGCTTTGGGATGAAAGTGCAAAAAAGGGAACTAGAGTAAGATATGAAATAAAAGATAATAAAAAGGTAAGAGTATCGGTAGTATCCGGTAATGAAATATAG
- the rplN gene encoding 50S ribosomal protein L14 yields the protein MVQQQTILNVADNTGAKKIMVIRVLGGSRRRFGKIGDIVVASVKEAIPNGNVKKGDVVKAVVVRTRKELKRADGSYIKFDDNAAVILNSALEVRGTRIFGPVARELRAKNFMKIVSLAPEVL from the coding sequence ATGGTTCAACAACAGACTATACTTAATGTTGCTGATAATACCGGAGCAAAGAAAATAATGGTAATCAGAGTATTAGGTGGGTCAAGAAGAAGATTCGGAAAAATCGGAGATATAGTAGTAGCATCTGTTAAAGAAGCTATACCGAATGGAAACGTAAAAAAAGGTGACGTTGTTAAAGCTGTAGTAGTAAGAACTAGAAAAGAATTAAAAAGAGCAGACGGATCATATATAAAATTTGATGATAATGCGGCAGTAATTTTAAACTCAGCATTAGAAGTAAGAGGTACGAGAATTTTTGGACCTGTAGCAAGAGAATTGAGGGCAAAAAACTTTATGAAAATAGTATCTCTAGCACCAGAAGTATTATAG